A window from Primulina huaijiensis isolate GDHJ02 chromosome 13, ASM1229523v2, whole genome shotgun sequence encodes these proteins:
- the LOC140991330 gene encoding eukaryotic initiation factor 4A-8-like — MEGLAPEGSQFDARQYDTKMNELLQADGQEFFTSYDEVYDSFDAMALQENLLRGIYAYGFEKPSAIQQRGIVPFCKGLDVIQQAQSGTGKTATFCSGILQQLDYDITQCQALVLAPTRELAQQIEKVMRALGDYLGIKVHACVGGTSVREDQRILSAGVHVVVGTPGRVFDMLRRQSLRADYIRMFVLDEADEMLSRGFKDQIYDIFQLLPSKVQVGVFSATMPPEALEITRKFTNKPVRILVKRDELTLEGIKQFYVNVDKEEWKLETLCDLYETLAITQSVIFVNTRRKVDWLTDKMRSRDHTVSATHGDMDQNSRDIIMREFRTGSSRVLITTDLLARGIDVQQVSLVINYDLPTQPENYLHRIGRSGRFGRKGVAINFLTKDDEKMLHDIQKFYNVVIEELPSNVADLL, encoded by the exons ATGGAAGGTTTGGCTCCTGAAGGATCTCAATTTGATGCTCGTCAATATGACACAAAAATGAATGAGTT GCTCCAAGCTGATGGACAAGAGTTCTTCACATCTTATGATGAAGTCTATGATAGTTTTGATGCTATGGCCCTTCAAGAGAATCTCCTTAGAGGCATATATGCATATG GTTTTGAGAAGCCCTCTGCCATCCAGCAGAGAGGAATTGTTCCATTCTGTAAAGGACTTGATGTCATTCAGCAGGCTCAGTCTGGAACTGGGAAAACTGCTACTTTCTGTTCTGGCATCTTGCAACAACTTGATTACGATATAACTCAGTGTCAGGCCTTGGTTTTGGCACCCACCAGAGAACTTGCTCAACAGATCGAGAAGGTTATGAGAGCACTTGGTGACTACCTTGGCATTAAGGTCCATGCTTGTGTTGGTGGAACCAGTGTGAGGGAGGACCAACGCATTCTTTCAGCTGGTGTCCATGTCGTTGTTGGCACCCCTGGTCGCGTATTTGACATGCTACGTAGACAGTCACTTCGTGCTGATTACATCAGAATGTTTGTGTTAGATGAAGCTGATGAGATGCTATCACGTGGTTTTAAGGATCAG atatatgatattttcCAGTTGCTGCCATCTAAAGTTCAAGTTGGGGTATTCTCAGCTACAATGCCACCTGAAGCTCTTGAAATCACTCGGAAATTCACGAACAAGCCAGTGAGGATTTTGGTAAAGCGGGACGAGCTGACTCTTGAGGGTATCAAGCAGTTCTATGTCAACGTTGATAAAGAAGAGTGGAAATTGGAGACACTCTGTGATCTTTATGAAACCCTCGCCATCACCCAAAGTGTCATCTTTGTGAACACCAGACGAAAGGTCGACTGGCTGACAGACAAAATGAGAAGCCGTGATCACACTGTCTCAGCCACACATGGAGACATGGACCAGAACTCTCGAGACATTATCATGCGTGAATTTCGCACTGGTTCATCTCGTGTTCTTATCACCACCGATCTCTTGGCTCGTGGTATCGATGTTCAACAAGTATCTCTTGTCATAAACTATGATCTTCCAACTCAACCCGAAAACTATCTGCATCGTATTGGTAGAAGTGGAAGGTTTGGAAGAAAAGGAGTTGCCATAAACTTCCTCACAAAGGATGATGAGAAAATGCTTCACGACATTCAAAAGTTCTACAATGTTGTCATTGAAGAACTACCATCCAACGTTGCTGATCTTCTTTGA
- the LOC140990961 gene encoding uncharacterized protein, with protein sequence MQRTEMAQHSCCNKFKVKRGLWSPEEDEKLINYINTYGHGCWSSVPKFAGLQRCGKSCRLRWINYLRPDLKRGGFTRREASIVIELHRILGNRWAQIAKHLPGRTDNEVKNFWNSNIKKFIAHQNHIQAAEMVSPAFSPDLENSFCNDFSENVFLMNLNNNPIPDSEINPICNPLIPSPPILQGFGPADELGFDFGMSYTHENLAPLPPFPPSYSIPTVLYSPISYQPVSWPMASNPLSFGQNQHQDTFETPVSVGDDNKVFLNPNEVMQAYVQESPRVHPIFPEFKETMEGNEFGRPFSSAVQERFFVPASLGVQECGMNVPPHHIDYIESLMGAFTSSADQSSAISDTTSPASQPAFDDLLPPLPCSCPFHVSPNPAFLSSWEELSDMI encoded by the exons ATGCAAAGAACGGAGATGGCGCAACATTCTTGCTGCAACAAATTTAAGGTGAAAAGGGGTCTTTGGTCACCTGAAGAAGATGAAAAACTCATCAACTACATCAACACCTATGGCCATGGCTGTTGGAGTTCGGTTCCGAAATTTGCag GGTTGCAAAGATGTGGTAAGAGTTGCAGACTGAGGTGGATTAATTACCTGAGGCCTGATTTGAAGAGAGGAGGTTTCACTCGCCGCGAAGCATCTATAGTCATTGAGCTCCACAGAATCCTGGGAAACAG GTGGGCTCAAATAGCGAAGCATCTCCCTGGAAGAACAGATAATGAAGTGAAGAATTTTTGGAATTCAAACATCAAGAAGTTCATAGCTCATCAGAATCATATTCAAGCTGCAGAGATGGTTTCCCCCGCATTCTCACCTGATCTTGAAAATTCTTTTTGCAACGATTTTTCTGAAAATGTATTCTTGATGAATTTAAACAATAATCCAATCCCAGATTCAGAAATCAATCCAATCTGCAATCCATTAATCCCATCCCCACCAATCCTTCAAGGATTTGGTCCAGCTGATGAACTGGGATTTGATTTTGGCATGAGCTATACTCATGAGAACCTAGCCCCATTGCCACCATTTCCGCCGTCTTATTCTATCCCCACAGTGCTGTATTCACCCATTTCTTATCAGCCTGTTTCATGGCCTATGGCAAGCAACCCTCTAAGTTTCGGCCAAAATCAGCACCAAGATACCTTTGAAACTCCCGTCTCAGTAGGTGATGATAACAAAGTTTTCTTGAACCCTAATGAAGTAATGCAAGCTTATGTTCAGGAATCACCAAGGGTTCATCCCATCTTTCCGGAGTTCAAGGAAACAATGGAAGGGAATGAATTTGGGAGACCCTTTTCATCTGCCGTGCAAGAACGATTTTTTGTACCGGCGTCCCTAGGTGTCCAAGAGTGTGGCATGAACGTCCCACCGCACCATATAGATTACATCGAATCTCTCATGGGAGCGTTCACATCATCAGCTGATCAATCCTCAGCAATCTCGGACACCACCTCACCCGCCTCTCAGCCAGCCTTTGATGATCTGCTGCCTCCACTGCCATGCAGCTGCCCTTTTCATGTGAGCCCTAATCCTGCTTTTCTTTCAAGCTGGGAAGAACTCTCAGATATGATATAG